One Caldibacillus debilis DSM 16016 genomic window carries:
- a CDS encoding P1 family peptidase → MREIPFAKIDHIKVGHAQNLEAGTGCTVVLCEKGAAAGVDVRGSAPGTRETDLLNPIHLVEHVHAVLLTGGSAFGLDAASGVMRYLEEKNIGLDVGVGKVPIVPAAVLFDLNLGDPGVRPDMGMGYEACRNASKDNTEEGTVGAGTGATVGKLYGPSFAMKGGLGMYALQAGPLQVGALVAVNCLGDVVDPETGKTVAGLYDFREGKFLSTEAEIMNGASNPHLLNGNTTIGVVATNAKLTKGQAAKIAQMAHDGFARTIRPVHTMYDGDTIFAMATGEAEADIHAVGVLAVKCVERAVVRAVKKARSLHGYVSFGDLEKKSGNDS, encoded by the coding sequence ATGCGGGAAATTCCCTTTGCGAAAATCGATCATATCAAGGTCGGCCATGCCCAAAATCTGGAGGCGGGAACGGGCTGTACCGTCGTCCTCTGTGAAAAAGGGGCTGCGGCGGGCGTCGACGTGCGGGGAAGCGCGCCGGGGACGAGGGAAACGGATCTTTTGAACCCGATCCATCTCGTCGAACACGTCCACGCCGTCCTGCTGACCGGCGGAAGCGCCTTCGGGCTCGATGCGGCGTCAGGGGTCATGCGCTATTTGGAAGAAAAAAACATCGGGCTCGATGTGGGCGTGGGGAAGGTGCCGATCGTTCCGGCCGCCGTCCTTTTCGATCTGAATTTGGGGGATCCCGGCGTCCGTCCTGACATGGGGATGGGCTATGAAGCTTGCCGAAACGCTTCCAAGGACAACACCGAAGAAGGGACGGTCGGGGCGGGCACGGGGGCGACCGTCGGCAAGCTGTACGGGCCTTCATTCGCCATGAAGGGAGGGCTCGGAATGTACGCGCTGCAGGCCGGCCCCCTGCAAGTCGGCGCCCTCGTCGCCGTCAATTGCTTGGGCGACGTGGTGGATCCGGAAACGGGGAAAACCGTGGCCGGGCTCTATGATTTCCGGGAAGGAAAATTTTTGTCGACGGAAGCGGAAATCATGAACGGCGCGTCCAATCCCCATTTGCTGAACGGGAACACGACCATCGGCGTCGTGGCCACCAACGCCAAATTGACGAAGGGCCAGGCGGCCAAGATCGCCCAGATGGCCCATGACGGATTCGCCCGGACGATCCGTCCGGTTCATACGATGTACGACGGGGATACGATCTTCGCCATGGCGACGGGGGAAGCCGAGGCGGACATCCACGCCGTCGGCGTTCTGGCGGTCAAATGCGTGGAAAGGGCCGTGGTCCGCGCGGTGAAAAAGGCCCGCTCCCTGCACGGCTATGTCAGTTTCGGCGATTTGGAAAAGAAGTCCGGAAACGATTCGTAA
- the tyrS gene encoding tyrosine--tRNA ligase, translated as MNLFEDLKFRGLINQVTDEEGLQKLLNENRIKLYCGFDPTADSLHIGHLLPILTLRRFQLAGHQPIALVGGATGLIGDPSGKKSERSLNSVDVVRHWSERIKEQLSRFLDFDRPDNPAILANNYDWIGEMDVITFLRDIGKNFSVNYMLAKDSVQSRIEGGISFTEFSYMILQSVDFLNLYEKENCQLQIGGSDQWGNITAGLELIRKKTQDAKVFGMTVPLVTKADGTKFGKTEGGAVWLDPEKTTPYEFYQFWINTDDRDVVQYLKYFTFLSKEEIGELERATQEMPEKRLAQKALAEEVTRLVHGDKALRQAVKISVALFSGDLKKLTADEVKQGFKDVPSYTLTEPEIPLVDLLVQANISPSKRQAREDIANGAIYINGDRITDLQYTVSGKDKIENQFIIIRRGKKKYFLIRA; from the coding sequence ATGAACTTGTTTGAAGACTTGAAATTCAGGGGACTAATCAACCAGGTAACCGACGAAGAAGGGCTGCAAAAGCTGCTGAACGAAAACAGGATCAAATTGTACTGCGGCTTCGACCCGACGGCGGACAGCCTGCACATCGGCCATTTGCTCCCGATCTTAACCTTGCGCCGTTTCCAGCTGGCGGGACATCAGCCGATCGCCCTCGTGGGCGGGGCGACCGGCCTCATCGGCGACCCGAGCGGGAAAAAATCGGAGCGGTCGCTGAATTCGGTGGATGTCGTCCGGCACTGGAGCGAACGGATCAAGGAACAGCTCTCCCGCTTCCTCGATTTCGACCGTCCGGACAATCCGGCCATTTTGGCCAACAACTATGACTGGATCGGGGAAATGGACGTCATCACGTTTTTACGGGACATCGGGAAAAACTTCAGCGTAAACTATATGCTGGCGAAGGACTCGGTGCAGTCGCGGATCGAGGGGGGCATTTCCTTCACCGAATTCAGCTATATGATCTTGCAATCCGTCGATTTTTTGAATTTGTACGAAAAGGAAAACTGCCAGCTGCAAATCGGCGGAAGCGACCAATGGGGGAACATTACGGCGGGATTGGAACTGATCCGGAAGAAGACGCAGGATGCGAAAGTTTTCGGCATGACGGTTCCCCTCGTAACGAAGGCCGACGGAACCAAATTCGGTAAAACGGAAGGCGGCGCGGTCTGGCTGGATCCGGAGAAAACGACGCCCTACGAATTTTATCAATTCTGGATTAATACCGATGACCGGGACGTCGTCCAATATTTGAAATATTTCACCTTCCTTTCCAAGGAAGAAATCGGGGAACTGGAACGGGCGACGCAAGAAATGCCGGAAAAACGGCTGGCCCAAAAAGCCCTCGCCGAAGAGGTGACAAGGCTCGTCCACGGGGATAAGGCCCTCCGACAGGCGGTAAAAATATCCGTGGCCCTGTTCTCCGGCGATTTGAAAAAATTAACCGCCGATGAGGTGAAGCAAGGATTTAAGGATGTGCCTTCCTACACGTTAACCGAGCCGGAAATCCCGCTCGTCGATCTTCTGGTACAGGCCAACATCTCGCCGTCGAAGCGCCAGGCGAGGGAAGACATTGCCAACGGCGCCATCTATATTAACGGGGACCGGATTACCGATCTCCAATATACGGTTTCCGGAAAAGACAAGATTGAAAATCAATTCATCATCATCCGCCGGGGAAAGAAGAAATATTTCCTCATCCGGGCGTAA
- a CDS encoding PTS sugar transporter subunit IIA, which produces MFKKWFGKNKSSGNDNFQVFAPLSGETVPLEKVPDPVFSQKMMGEGIAIRPSEGKVVSPADGEILQVFPTKHALGIKAENGAEILIHIGLETVALKGTGFTVHVEAGNKVKKGDLLVTFDLDYIAKEAKSTITPVIITNPQDFRSVAPVAPERVEAGKDAVLELAKK; this is translated from the coding sequence TTGTTTAAAAAATGGTTCGGCAAAAATAAATCTTCAGGAAATGACAATTTTCAAGTTTTTGCCCCTCTTTCCGGGGAAACGGTTCCCCTGGAAAAGGTGCCGGATCCGGTTTTTTCCCAAAAAATGATGGGTGAGGGCATCGCAATCCGGCCTTCGGAAGGGAAGGTGGTTTCCCCGGCGGACGGAGAAATCCTTCAAGTCTTCCCGACCAAGCACGCCCTCGGAATAAAGGCGGAAAACGGGGCGGAAATCCTGATCCATATCGGGCTGGAAACCGTCGCTTTAAAAGGAACCGGCTTCACGGTCCATGTGGAGGCGGGAAATAAAGTAAAAAAAGGCGATCTGCTCGTCACATTTGATCTGGATTATATCGCCAAAGAAGCAAAAAGCACCATTACGCCCGTGATCATTACGAATCCGCAAGATTTCCGATCGGTCGCCCCCGTCGCGCCGGAACGGGTGGAAGCCGGGAAGGACGCGGTGCTGGAACTGGCGAAAAAATAG